Proteins found in one Gammaproteobacteria bacterium genomic segment:
- a CDS encoding SDR family NAD(P)-dependent oxidoreductase, with amino-acid sequence MSSISKKQLAIIVGAGPGLGVSLATQLAMSDYKVVALNRSKINNDNERIKIIQLDASDVKSSKNTIESIINQYGVPHVLIHNPAQLLIKPFLETSYDEFKLAWQDMVMSAFNVFRAVLPGMVQRGEGTIIVSGATASLRAGENFSAFASAKFALRGLTQSVAREYQKKGIHVAHVILDGILDTSNSRILHSMNPSDMMSTDEVALAYLQVIEQKPSAWTHELDLRPTNEKF; translated from the coding sequence ATGAGTTCAATAAGTAAAAAACAACTAGCAATTATCGTCGGCGCTGGTCCTGGGTTGGGTGTGAGTCTTGCTACACAGTTGGCTATGTCTGATTATAAAGTGGTAGCACTAAACCGATCCAAAATTAATAATGATAATGAACGTATCAAAATCATCCAGCTTGATGCATCTGATGTGAAATCAAGCAAAAATACAATTGAATCAATAATTAATCAATATGGCGTACCACACGTATTAATTCATAATCCTGCCCAGTTATTAATAAAGCCCTTTTTAGAAACGTCTTATGATGAGTTTAAACTCGCCTGGCAAGACATGGTTATGAGTGCATTTAATGTTTTCCGTGCGGTATTGCCAGGAATGGTGCAGCGCGGAGAAGGCACAATTATAGTATCGGGTGCGACTGCAAGTTTGCGTGCCGGTGAAAATTTTTCTGCATTTGCATCCGCCAAATTTGCATTGCGTGGTTTGACTCAATCTGTTGCTCGTGAATATCAGAAAAAAGGAATACATGTAGCACATGTGATACTTGATGGTATCCTTGATACATCTAACAGCCGCATACTACATTCAATGAATCCCTCGGATATGATGTCAACAGATGAAGTCGCACTAGCTTACTTGCAAGTAATTGAGCAAAAGC
- a CDS encoding DUF3445 domain-containing protein encodes MSVAKYYPFNGSKNRLRLGLTSIPESEWIQYEKDLPERIAQKKKLIYEQPNRVIQYSDESLSAQRELLQNIISYLAKYKSDLFILNDSSITSYTEGITYEFEKYKNNPLELISYLVADDFCLLEKFNDDYRLVAGSVCSPTYWELSEKIGKPMKDVHAPIPNLEDRIGHMIRHFFSGLNTDVYYQRSNWFIMSNSDLTLFKDDSNPDKEINNLNISNIEDKLFLRSERQTFRKLSKTKNIAFGIKIYVSPLSILKKHTLIAEDLIQGLNTMSVDQKEIMGVSLYEDLLEIYLHGILDNKY; translated from the coding sequence ATGTCGGTTGCAAAATATTATCCATTTAATGGCTCAAAAAATCGTTTACGACTCGGTTTAACTTCTATTCCAGAATCTGAATGGATTCAATATGAGAAAGATCTCCCAGAAAGAATTGCACAAAAGAAAAAACTCATCTATGAGCAACCAAATCGTGTCATTCAATATTCTGATGAAAGTTTGTCTGCACAAAGAGAACTTTTGCAAAATATAATTTCATATCTTGCCAAATATAAAAGTGACTTATTTATACTAAATGACAGTTCAATTACTAGTTATACAGAAGGTATAACATATGAATTTGAAAAGTATAAGAATAATCCATTAGAGCTTATAAGCTATCTTGTAGCAGATGATTTTTGTCTACTAGAAAAATTCAATGATGACTATCGTCTTGTAGCTGGCTCGGTATGTTCTCCTACATACTGGGAGCTATCTGAAAAAATAGGCAAACCAATGAAGGATGTACATGCACCAATTCCAAATTTAGAAGATAGAATAGGTCATATGATTAGACACTTTTTTTCTGGTTTAAATACTGATGTCTACTACCAACGTTCTAATTGGTTCATAATGTCTAATTCAGATTTAACACTTTTTAAAGATGATTCTAATCCTGACAAAGAAATAAACAATTTAAATATAAGCAATATTGAAGATAAATTGTTTTTAAGAAGCGAAAGACAGACTTTTAGAAAGCTAAGCAAGACAAAAAATATTGCATTTGGTATAAAAATATATGTATCGCCGCTGAGTATATTGAAAAAGCATACTTTAATTGCAGAAGACTTAATACAGGGCCTGAATACAATGTCTGTGGATCAAAAAGAGATAATGGGGGTCAGTTTATATGAAGACTTACTTGAAATATATTTGCATGGTATTTTAGATAATAAATACTGA
- a CDS encoding oxidative damage protection protein: MSRMVQCVKIGKEGEGLDFAPYPGDLGKRIYETISKEAWESWVGHQTMLINEYRLTPVDPKNRKFLEEEMEKFLFGEGSEIPKEFVAPEE, encoded by the coding sequence GTGTCTAGAATGGTGCAATGCGTAAAAATAGGTAAAGAAGGTGAAGGCTTAGATTTTGCTCCTTATCCTGGAGATTTAGGCAAACGAATCTACGAAACTATTTCAAAAGAAGCATGGGAGTCCTGGGTAGGACATCAAACTATGCTTATTAATGAGTACCGGTTAACCCCAGTAGACCCCAAGAACCGTAAATTCCTAGAAGAAGAGATGGAAAAATTCTTGTTTGGGGAAGGTTCTGAAATTCCAAAAGAGTTTGTCGCTCCAGAAGAGTAA
- the mutY gene encoding A/G-specific adenine glycosylase: MVSKSSFSKRVLVWAQKHGRKQLPWQQQRSAYRVWVSEIMLQQTQVDTVIPYFEKFMQRFATVKELADAQQDEVLHYWSGLGYYARARNLHKAAQLIRDNYQSEFPTDINEVIALPGIGRSTAGAILSLSFNQKHTILDGNVKRVLARHQAMEGWPGSSANEKRLWAIADQLTPKNGSAEYTQAMMDLGATLCTRTKPDCRNCPVKNDCLAFEKDLQHELPHSRPKKKIPLRNTVMLAVANKHAGLLMQRRPNQGIWGGLWSFPEFDSEQSAMEWCLSNFQKKPQKHQKLAKITHTFSHFRLQISPVSVEYNTPIHWVMEADDWVWYKHGSSQVGLAAPVNELIKQLAI; this comes from the coding sequence GTGGTAAGTAAATCTTCTTTTTCTAAGCGAGTACTTGTTTGGGCGCAGAAGCATGGGCGTAAACAATTACCTTGGCAGCAGCAACGTAGTGCTTACCGCGTGTGGGTTTCTGAAATCATGTTGCAACAAACACAAGTAGACACAGTCATTCCATATTTTGAAAAATTCATGCAAAGGTTTGCAACAGTGAAGGAGCTTGCTGATGCGCAGCAAGATGAAGTATTGCATTACTGGTCGGGTTTGGGTTATTACGCGCGCGCGCGTAATTTACATAAAGCTGCACAATTGATTCGTGATAATTATCAGAGTGAGTTTCCCACTGATATCAATGAAGTGATTGCATTGCCAGGTATTGGTCGCTCCACTGCTGGCGCCATTCTGTCTCTTAGTTTTAATCAAAAACATACTATTCTTGATGGAAATGTAAAAAGAGTTCTGGCACGTCATCAGGCTATGGAAGGTTGGCCTGGAAGCTCAGCTAATGAAAAAAGGCTATGGGCTATTGCAGATCAATTAACACCTAAAAATGGAAGTGCAGAATACACTCAGGCAATGATGGACTTAGGGGCGACCTTATGTACAAGGACCAAACCTGACTGTAGAAATTGCCCAGTAAAAAATGATTGTTTGGCGTTTGAAAAAGATCTTCAACACGAATTGCCTCATTCCAGGCCTAAAAAGAAAATTCCTTTACGCAATACAGTGATGTTGGCGGTTGCGAATAAACATGCTGGTTTGTTAATGCAGCGACGCCCTAATCAAGGAATATGGGGTGGTTTATGGAGTTTTCCAGAATTCGATAGTGAGCAGAGTGCAATGGAGTGGTGTTTAAGTAACTTCCAAAAGAAGCCACAAAAACATCAGAAATTGGCGAAAATCACTCATACATTCAGTCATTTTCGTTTGCAAATTTCACCCGTATCAGTTGAGTACAACACCCCTATACACTGGGTAATGGAAGCGGATGATTGGGTCTGGTATAAACACGGCTCTTCACAAGTGGGTTTGGCAGCACCTGTGAATGAACTGATTAAACAACTAGCAATTTAA
- a CDS encoding SRPBCC family protein: protein MKKWLVGLLIIISVAHANDIAVEVSREGGNRYIFNMQFLAHAPAHRVHAIITDYNNLTQLNPLIKKSRILPHDVVTITRVELVTEGCMLFFCKKIIRVEDAQVKNNLTIETTFVPELSNFKSGYTRWTFTEQDQSTFVNYQASMVPDFWLPPFVGPYMLKQQLRTQLRYTANKINSLLSTSGK, encoded by the coding sequence ATGAAGAAATGGCTTGTTGGGCTGCTGATTATCATTTCAGTGGCCCATGCCAACGACATTGCGGTTGAAGTTAGCCGTGAGGGTGGTAACAGGTACATATTCAATATGCAGTTTCTAGCACATGCGCCAGCACATCGAGTTCACGCTATCATTACTGACTATAATAATCTGACTCAACTTAATCCTTTAATTAAAAAAAGCCGTATATTGCCACATGATGTTGTAACTATTACGCGAGTAGAGCTAGTCACGGAAGGTTGTATGCTTTTTTTCTGCAAAAAAATTATTCGCGTTGAAGATGCTCAAGTCAAAAATAATTTAACCATAGAGACAACATTTGTGCCTGAGTTAAGTAATTTTAAATCAGGCTATACACGTTGGACCTTTACCGAGCAGGATCAAAGTACATTTGTAAATTATCAGGCATCGATGGTGCCTGACTTCTGGTTACCGCCATTTGTTGGCCCATATATGTTGAAGCAACAATTGCGCACTCAATTACGATATACGGCAAACAAGATAAATTCTTTACTCTCTACCAGTGGTAAGTAA
- a CDS encoding AsmA family protein yields the protein MKIIKYLIIALVILIVVFVAGAAILVATVDPNDHKDSIISAVKDATGRDLKLDGDIGFSFFPKLGVKLGQAEFSNAKGFGNEPFASVDKVGVSVDLLSLLKMKVQADTIELKGLRVNLQKNKNGKTNWDDLSSNSSNATDASASSSDSTDIGLEVAGIHITDSQVVYDDQQAGNKITLNPIELKTGSVGSGKPSKISVQLGLNQTNPPLTADIDLNTNARLNVSTAVYQLTDLVLAVDAQGDTLPNGELNLKVNSNVEANLKSESLKLDPIDISLADIALDGNLSVKSFSRPNIKFALHSDEIDLAKIVPASDSSAQPSSASTEEDAKIELPVDMLRSLNIDGSLNVGKLLASGLTMTDLVAKINGKGGVINLDPLTMNLYQGAYSGSAGLNVSGNTPSYSASSDLKNLAVEGLMADLSEDGKSIIRGKTEMTFKVTTSGDRPSTLTKRLNGNASFKAAEGALQSEKLAKNVERAIAFLKGREPKPAGEELVFDSLSGTFIIQNGVANNNDLKLITPLIYGNGKGDINIGESNLDYVMAIGLSDEPGKAAIPVTIRGPFEKPKYGIDLKAALGEKQKQVVEEKKEEIKEKVNDKVKDKLKGLKLF from the coding sequence ATGAAAATAATAAAGTACTTAATTATTGCCTTAGTCATATTGATCGTAGTGTTTGTTGCCGGAGCGGCAATTTTAGTTGCGACGGTGGATCCCAATGACCATAAAGACAGCATCATTTCTGCTGTTAAAGATGCAACCGGCCGTGATCTAAAATTAGATGGTGATATAGGATTTTCATTCTTTCCTAAGTTAGGTGTGAAACTAGGTCAAGCTGAATTTAGTAATGCTAAAGGTTTTGGTAATGAACCCTTTGCTAGCGTTGATAAAGTTGGGGTCAGTGTTGATCTCCTAAGTCTTCTGAAGATGAAAGTACAAGCAGACACTATTGAGCTTAAAGGTCTGCGTGTTAATTTGCAGAAAAACAAGAATGGCAAAACAAACTGGGATGATCTTTCTTCTAATTCAAGTAATGCCACTGATGCATCGGCATCATCAAGTGATAGCACTGATATAGGATTAGAAGTTGCAGGCATTCATATTACTGACTCGCAGGTAGTTTATGATGACCAACAAGCAGGCAACAAAATAACATTAAATCCAATAGAATTGAAAACAGGTTCTGTCGGAAGTGGTAAGCCATCAAAAATAAGCGTTCAGCTTGGGTTAAATCAAACTAACCCACCATTAACTGCAGATATAGATTTGAATACCAATGCACGATTAAATGTAAGTACTGCGGTTTATCAATTAACAGACCTTGTTTTAGCTGTTGACGCGCAAGGGGACACTCTGCCAAATGGCGAGTTGAATTTAAAGGTAAATAGTAATGTTGAGGCTAACTTGAAAAGCGAGTCTTTAAAGTTAGACCCTATCGATATTAGTCTTGCAGATATCGCGCTAGATGGAAATTTAAGTGTTAAATCCTTTTCTAGGCCGAATATAAAATTTGCATTACACTCAGATGAGATTGATTTGGCTAAGATAGTGCCTGCAAGTGATAGTTCAGCGCAGCCATCTAGTGCTAGCACAGAGGAGGATGCAAAAATCGAGCTGCCTGTTGATATGCTGCGATCTTTAAATATAGATGGTTCACTGAACGTTGGAAAATTACTAGCATCTGGTCTAACGATGACAGACCTCGTGGCCAAAATTAATGGTAAAGGGGGTGTGATTAATTTAGATCCATTAACCATGAATTTATATCAAGGTGCTTATAGTGGAAGTGCTGGATTAAATGTCAGTGGTAATACACCGAGTTATTCGGCAAGCAGCGATTTAAAAAACCTAGCAGTGGAAGGCCTTATGGCTGATTTATCTGAAGACGGTAAATCTATTATTCGCGGCAAAACAGAAATGACTTTTAAAGTTACTACGTCTGGGGATCGCCCATCAACGCTAACAAAACGTCTTAATGGTAATGCTAGCTTTAAAGCTGCAGAAGGCGCACTTCAAAGTGAGAAGTTGGCAAAAAATGTTGAGAGAGCAATTGCCTTCTTGAAAGGTAGGGAGCCTAAGCCTGCAGGAGAAGAACTTGTTTTTGATTCTTTGTCAGGCACTTTCATAATTCAAAATGGTGTGGCGAATAATAATGATCTGAAACTAATTACGCCTTTGATTTATGGTAATGGAAAGGGTGATATTAATATTGGTGAATCTAATTTGGATTATGTCATGGCTATTGGATTATCAGACGAGCCAGGTAAAGCAGCAATTCCTGTTACAATAAGAGGTCCATTTGAAAAGCCTAAATATGGCATTGATTTAAAAGCTGCTTTGGGTGAAAAGCAAAAACAGGTTGTCGAAGAAAAGAAAGAAGAAATAAAAGAAAAAGTTAACGATAAAGTTAAAGATAAGTTAAAAGGACTTAAGTTGTTCTAA
- the moaC gene encoding cyclic pyranopterin monophosphate synthase MoaC, which translates to MNQLTHFNNAGEAHMVDVGEKPLTQRIAVAEGRIAMRADTLALIREGGHKKGDVLGIARIAGIMAAKKTSDLVPLCHPLSLSSVKVNFTCEAETNHVHCTVAVKTTGPTGVEMEALTAVQIALLTIYDMCKAVDRGMTMSDIQLLEKQGGKSGAWTRD; encoded by the coding sequence ATGAATCAGTTAACGCATTTTAATAACGCCGGTGAGGCTCACATGGTTGATGTGGGCGAAAAACCATTAACTCAACGAATCGCAGTGGCAGAGGGGCGTATTGCTATGCGTGCTGATACATTAGCCCTTATTCGAGAGGGGGGACATAAAAAAGGTGATGTACTAGGGATCGCTAGAATTGCAGGTATTATGGCGGCCAAGAAAACTTCTGATTTAGTACCACTTTGTCATCCTCTATCCCTTTCCTCTGTGAAAGTGAATTTCACTTGTGAAGCAGAAACTAACCATGTGCATTGCACAGTTGCAGTTAAAACTACCGGTCCTACCGGTGTAGAGATGGAAGCATTAACAGCAGTGCAAATTGCACTGCTGACTATTTATGATATGTGCAAGGCTGTTGATCGCGGCATGACGATGTCAGATATCCAATTATTAGAAAAACAAGGTGGTAAGTCAGGCGCCTGGACGAGAGATTAA
- the moaD gene encoding molybdopterin converting factor subunit 1, translated as MTINVLFFASLREQLGNGEAQLPFKPDLTVEDVWNLSTNQRVLPANLLVAVNQEYVSFNQPVEDGDEVAFFPPVTGG; from the coding sequence ATGACAATTAATGTACTATTTTTTGCCAGCCTAAGAGAACAGTTAGGTAACGGAGAAGCACAACTCCCCTTCAAGCCCGATTTAACCGTTGAAGATGTGTGGAATCTGAGCACGAATCAACGTGTATTGCCAGCAAATCTCCTAGTCGCAGTGAACCAGGAATATGTCAGCTTCAATCAGCCTGTGGAAGATGGCGATGAAGTCGCATTTTTCCCTCCAGTAACGGGAGGTTAG
- a CDS encoding DegQ family serine endoprotease: MSYKIKKILAACLAVIASLTIISNIATAGLPMSVGGEPLPTLAPMLEKVTPSVVNIATSGTVVQQSPLFNDPFFRRFFDVPQQRRERKRTGLGSGVILDAKEGYIVTNNHVIEKADDIVVTLSDGRKLEATIVGRDPGADVAIIQVDANNLTEIKTADSNALRVGDFVVAIGNPFGLGQTVTSGIVSALGRSGLGIESYEDFIQTDASINPGNSGGALVNLRGELIGINTAIVGPNGGSVGIGFAIPVNMAQQIIAQLIEHGEVKRGRLGFTAQDLTPELAEAFDIDQRKGVVVARVEDDSTAEKAGMRAGDVIVAVNGDPVEDSADVRNVIGLIRVGTKIEIDIIRGGKQKRLVAKIAEKQSKSIKGKKLSKKLTGAELTMTAVQQRNGEATQVILISKLEPGSPAGSSGLRKGDIILSVNKRLVSTFQELEQAIEIESRGLLLNIQRGNRGLFILIR, translated from the coding sequence ATGAGCTATAAAATAAAAAAAATATTAGCTGCCTGTTTGGCTGTCATAGCTAGCCTAACAATAATATCTAATATTGCAACGGCGGGTTTGCCTATGAGTGTAGGTGGAGAGCCGTTGCCAACACTGGCGCCGATGTTGGAAAAGGTTACGCCTAGCGTAGTGAATATTGCGACGTCTGGAACCGTTGTTCAACAAAGTCCATTATTTAATGACCCATTCTTTCGCCGATTTTTTGATGTGCCGCAACAACGTCGTGAACGTAAACGTACAGGATTAGGTTCTGGAGTAATTCTTGATGCAAAAGAAGGCTATATCGTTACCAATAATCATGTGATCGAAAAAGCTGATGACATTGTTGTCACCTTAAGTGATGGTAGAAAGTTAGAGGCAACTATTGTCGGCAGAGATCCCGGAGCAGATGTTGCCATTATTCAAGTTGACGCAAATAATCTCACAGAAATTAAAACCGCTGACTCAAATGCGTTGCGTGTAGGTGACTTTGTGGTGGCGATCGGGAATCCGTTCGGTCTAGGGCAAACAGTTACGTCGGGAATTGTTAGTGCACTTGGTCGCAGTGGTCTAGGTATTGAATCATACGAAGACTTTATTCAAACCGATGCATCTATTAATCCTGGAAACTCTGGTGGTGCGCTAGTTAATTTGCGTGGCGAGTTAATTGGTATTAACACGGCAATCGTTGGCCCAAATGGAGGAAGTGTTGGAATCGGTTTTGCAATCCCTGTAAATATGGCTCAACAGATTATTGCGCAGTTAATTGAACACGGTGAAGTAAAACGAGGGCGGCTAGGATTTACTGCCCAAGACTTAACACCAGAACTTGCAGAAGCATTCGATATTGATCAACGTAAAGGTGTGGTCGTCGCAAGAGTAGAGGATGATTCCACAGCTGAAAAAGCAGGCATGCGTGCGGGTGATGTGATTGTTGCGGTGAATGGAGATCCGGTTGAAGATTCAGCAGACGTTCGCAATGTGATCGGATTAATTCGCGTAGGTACAAAAATAGAAATTGATATTATTCGTGGCGGCAAACAAAAACGTCTAGTAGCAAAGATTGCTGAAAAACAATCAAAATCGATTAAGGGTAAAAAATTATCCAAAAAGTTAACAGGCGCGGAATTAACCATGACTGCAGTCCAGCAGCGCAATGGTGAAGCGACCCAGGTGATATTAATTTCTAAACTAGAGCCAGGTAGCCCAGCAGGAAGTTCAGGGTTGCGTAAAGGCGATATTATATTGTCAGTGAATAAACGGCTGGTGAGTACATTTCAAGAATTGGAGCAAGCGATTGAAATTGAATCACGTGGATTATTGCTGAATATCCAACGTGGGAATCGTGGATTATTTATTTTAATTAGGTGA
- a CDS encoding DnaJ C-terminal domain-containing protein encodes MEYKDYYKILGVERGASEDEIKKSYRRLARKYHPDVSKEPDAEKRFKELGEAYEVLKDAQKRQSYDQLGANWKAGQDFNPPPGWEQAGFGGFGNHGGSFDNASGFSDFFESMFGGGFGQSTGAGHHSFQQAGHDQTASINVSIRDAFNGANRTIRLAGGKSLQVKIPKGISSGKKIRLSGQGSPGINGGPNGDLYLEVSVVNDAEFEVEGKDVYVNVNIAPWEAALGEKVPVSTLDGQVEIKIPANSKSGRKMRLTGKGMPGRPAGDLYVRLNIVTPPASNDEEKDFYKQMKNKFSFNPRTP; translated from the coding sequence ATGGAATATAAAGATTATTACAAAATTCTCGGTGTAGAACGTGGCGCGAGTGAAGATGAGATTAAGAAATCTTATCGACGTCTTGCGCGCAAGTATCATCCAGATGTGAGTAAGGAGCCTGATGCGGAAAAGCGTTTTAAAGAATTGGGCGAAGCATATGAAGTGCTTAAAGATGCGCAAAAGCGTCAGTCGTATGATCAATTAGGTGCAAACTGGAAGGCGGGACAAGATTTTAATCCGCCACCAGGTTGGGAGCAGGCTGGATTTGGTGGATTTGGAAATCATGGTGGCAGCTTTGATAACGCAAGCGGATTTAGTGATTTTTTTGAAAGTATGTTTGGCGGTGGGTTTGGCCAATCAACAGGTGCGGGACATCATTCATTTCAACAAGCAGGACATGATCAAACTGCTAGCATTAATGTATCAATTCGCGATGCGTTTAATGGCGCGAACAGAACGATACGTTTAGCAGGCGGTAAGTCATTACAAGTAAAAATTCCTAAAGGTATTTCTAGCGGCAAAAAAATTCGTCTTAGTGGACAAGGTTCACCAGGAATCAATGGCGGCCCCAATGGTGATCTTTATTTAGAAGTATCAGTTGTAAATGATGCAGAGTTCGAGGTTGAAGGTAAAGATGTCTACGTCAATGTTAATATTGCACCCTGGGAAGCAGCGCTAGGAGAAAAAGTACCTGTGTCTACCCTGGATGGACAAGTTGAAATAAAAATTCCTGCAAATTCAAAATCTGGACGTAAAATGCGTTTAACAGGAAAGGGTATGCCTGGCCGCCCGGCGGGTGATCTTTATGTGCGCCTTAATATTGTAACGCCACCGGCTAGTAATGATGAAGAAAAAGATTTTTATAAGCAAATGAAAAATAAATTTTCCTTTAATCCGAGGACGCCATAA
- a CDS encoding Hsp20/alpha crystallin family protein yields MLARMNVQPTSLWREFNNIENWLSAANGQLENASRWMPSVDVIEREDHYILKADLPGVDRKDIEIVFEDGALTLKGERSDNSESDHDGYKRLERSYGGFLRSFRMPENIDADNITAKSEHGVLEVRVPKQEKSQKKIKVQ; encoded by the coding sequence ATGTTAGCAAGAATGAATGTGCAACCAACAAGTCTATGGCGTGAATTCAATAACATAGAAAACTGGCTATCAGCCGCTAATGGGCAACTAGAAAACGCTTCGCGTTGGATGCCGAGTGTAGATGTTATAGAGCGTGAGGATCACTACATTTTAAAAGCGGATTTGCCTGGCGTTGATCGTAAGGATATAGAAATAGTATTTGAAGATGGTGCGTTAACGCTAAAAGGTGAACGCAGCGACAATTCTGAAAGTGATCACGATGGTTATAAGCGTCTAGAGAGATCTTACGGCGGTTTCCTAAGAAGCTTTCGCATGCCTGAGAATATTGATGCGGATAATATCACTGCTAAGAGTGAACATGGCGTACTAGAAGTGCGCGTACCTAAGCAAGAAAAATCACAAAAGAAAATCAAAGTGCAGTAG
- a CDS encoding asparaginase domain-containing protein, producing the protein MDLKILCTGGTFDKVYYDALSDYQIGEPQVEWILKQAGVNFSYDIESILKKDSLDITDQDREHIVTKVKAEVCNKIVITHGTDTMVETAQALKGVSDKTIVLVGAMQPARFKDSDAVYNVGFATSAVSILPKGIYIAMSGQLFDADEVRKNRDAGRFESN; encoded by the coding sequence ATGGATTTAAAAATATTATGTACTGGCGGGACGTTTGATAAAGTCTATTACGATGCGTTGAGTGATTACCAAATTGGTGAACCGCAGGTTGAATGGATATTAAAACAGGCGGGCGTTAATTTTTCATATGATATTGAAAGCATTTTAAAGAAAGACAGTTTAGATATTACTGATCAAGATCGTGAGCATATTGTCACTAAAGTTAAAGCGGAAGTGTGTAATAAAATAGTGATCACGCATGGTACAGATACGATGGTTGAAACGGCGCAAGCGTTAAAAGGGGTGTCTGATAAAACAATAGTTCTAGTTGGAGCAATGCAGCCAGCAAGGTTTAAAGATAGTGATGCGGTATATAATGTTGGTTTTGCAACGTCAGCAGTAAGCATTTTACCTAAGGGTATTTACATAGCTATGAGTGGGCAATTATTCGACGCTGATGAAGTGAGGAAAAATCGTGATGCGGGTCGCTTTGAGAGTAACTAA
- a CDS encoding YicC/YloC family endoribonuclease: MLKSMTAFSRVDENYPIGNFVWEVRSINHRYLEVGFRLPEELRSSEFDLRKQVQNLLSRGKVDCTFRLKMTAETDVNLSINETLLDRLLEQTQILRNKAPNIGAPNPIELLSWPGVTEQAQIDQVELTKTAKQLFDQAIKALIENRKVEGDRMRELISQRSNQLKQLVSTVRERRPEVLTAIRTKLIARIEEMKVDMESNRFEQELVMIAQKLDVDEELDRLDSHLTELDDVLVSDKPVGRRLDFLMQELNREANTLSSKSADIVTTQAAVDMKVNIEQMREQVQNIE, translated from the coding sequence ATGCTTAAGAGTATGACCGCGTTTTCGCGTGTCGATGAAAATTATCCCATAGGAAATTTCGTATGGGAGGTGCGTTCAATTAATCACCGTTATTTAGAGGTTGGCTTTCGTTTGCCGGAAGAACTCAGGTCATCAGAGTTCGATTTACGTAAGCAGGTACAGAATTTACTGAGTCGTGGAAAAGTTGATTGTACATTCCGCTTAAAAATGACAGCGGAAACGGATGTCAACTTAAGTATTAATGAGACACTCCTAGATCGATTGTTAGAGCAAACACAAATATTGCGTAATAAAGCCCCTAATATTGGCGCTCCTAATCCTATAGAGTTACTAAGCTGGCCAGGAGTGACTGAGCAAGCGCAAATTGATCAAGTAGAACTAACTAAAACAGCTAAGCAATTATTTGATCAAGCTATTAAAGCATTAATTGAAAATCGTAAAGTAGAAGGCGATCGTATGCGTGAATTAATCTCACAGCGCAGCAATCAATTAAAACAATTAGTCAGCACTGTGCGTGAGCGTCGCCCTGAAGTACTAACCGCTATTAGAACAAAGTTAATAGCCCGCATTGAAGAAATGAAAGTAGATATGGAGTCCAATCGATTTGAGCAAGAGCTCGTCATGATTGCTCAGAAGTTGGATGTTGATGAAGAGTTAGATCGTTTAGATAGCCACTTAACCGAATTGGATGATGTACTAGTTAGTGATAAACCTGTTGGCCGCCGATTAGATTTTCTTATGCAAGAGTTAAATAGAGAGGCTAATACACTCAGTTCTAAATCAGCTGACATAGTTACAACACAAGCAGCGGTCGATATGAAGGTAAATATTGAGCAGATGCGTGAACAAGTACAAAACATAGAGTGA